Proteins from a single region of Tautonia marina:
- a CDS encoding DUF1501 domain-containing protein, whose product MDPLRQFVQNETRRHFFGRGANAVGMAALASLLGERSASASADSQGLPVGPHFAPKAKHVIYLHMVGGPSQMDLFDYKPAMGDLFDTDLPESIRMGQRLTTMTSGQARFPIAPSKYAFAQHGESGMWVSELLPQTAKMVDDLCFIRSMHTEAINHEPAISYMQTGNMVTGRPCLGSWASYGLGSDNHDLPTFVVLVARPSNTEQIQAISGRLWSSGYLPGEHAGVSFRTAGDPILYINNPEGVPAAVRRTTLDGLNALNERTYAQLGDPEINTRIQQYELAFRMQSSVPELTDLASESEATLELYGPDVSNPGTFANTALLARRMVERGVRFVQIYHNNWDTHANVSGRLPDQCKDVDQPCWGLIQDLKSRGLLDETLVIWGGEFGRTIYCQGNLTRENYGRDHHPRCFTMWMAGGGARGGAIYGETDDFSYNIVDNPVHIRDFHATVLKLMGFDHERFTYRYQGLDQRLTGVEPARVIPELLA is encoded by the coding sequence ATGGATCCTCTCCGCCAATTCGTCCAGAACGAGACGCGCCGCCACTTCTTCGGTCGGGGGGCCAATGCCGTCGGCATGGCCGCCCTCGCCTCGTTACTTGGCGAGCGATCGGCGTCGGCCAGTGCCGACTCCCAGGGCTTGCCCGTCGGGCCGCACTTCGCGCCCAAGGCTAAGCACGTCATTTATCTGCACATGGTGGGCGGTCCTTCGCAGATGGACCTGTTCGACTACAAGCCGGCCATGGGAGACCTGTTCGATACCGACCTTCCCGAGTCGATCCGAATGGGTCAGCGTCTCACGACGATGACGAGCGGGCAGGCTCGGTTTCCCATTGCTCCGTCCAAATATGCGTTCGCCCAGCACGGCGAGAGCGGCATGTGGGTGTCGGAACTCCTGCCGCAGACGGCCAAGATGGTGGATGACCTCTGCTTCATCCGAAGCATGCATACCGAGGCGATCAACCACGAGCCGGCGATCAGCTACATGCAAACCGGGAACATGGTGACCGGCCGCCCTTGCCTTGGTTCGTGGGCGTCGTATGGCCTGGGATCGGACAACCACGATTTGCCGACCTTCGTGGTCCTGGTGGCTCGTCCGTCGAACACCGAGCAGATCCAGGCCATTTCGGGGCGGCTCTGGTCGTCCGGTTACCTGCCGGGCGAACATGCGGGGGTCTCGTTCCGGACCGCGGGCGACCCGATTCTTTACATCAACAACCCTGAGGGCGTTCCGGCCGCCGTGCGCCGAACCACGCTCGACGGGCTGAACGCCCTGAACGAACGGACGTACGCCCAGCTTGGCGACCCGGAAATCAACACCCGGATCCAGCAATACGAGCTGGCCTTCCGCATGCAGTCAAGCGTTCCCGAGTTGACCGACCTGGCGAGCGAGTCGGAAGCGACCCTCGAACTCTACGGTCCCGACGTCTCGAACCCTGGCACGTTCGCCAACACCGCGTTGCTTGCTCGTCGGATGGTCGAGCGGGGTGTTCGGTTCGTGCAGATTTACCACAACAACTGGGACACGCACGCCAACGTCTCCGGCCGCCTCCCTGATCAGTGCAAGGACGTCGATCAACCGTGTTGGGGCCTGATTCAGGACCTCAAATCCCGTGGCCTGCTCGATGAGACGCTGGTCATCTGGGGAGGTGAGTTCGGCCGGACAATTTACTGTCAGGGGAATTTGACCCGTGAGAATTACGGGCGCGACCACCACCCACGGTGCTTCACCATGTGGATGGCCGGTGGTGGTGCTCGCGGCGGGGCGATTTATGGAGAAACCGACGACTTCTCCTATAACATCGTCGACAATCCCGTCCACATTCGAGACTTCCATGCCACCGTCCTGAAGCTCATGGGATTCGATCACGAGCGCTTTACCTATCGCTACCAGGGGCTCGACCAGCGGCTCACCGGCGTCGAACCGGCCCGAGTGATCCCCGAGTTGCTCGCCTGA
- a CDS encoding SDR family NAD(P)-dependent oxidoreductase, whose amino-acid sequence MKTRTKLALGLMAGAGLSFAARSWLRRQRHIELRGRVVVITGASSGLGLILARKAARRGAIVVLVARNAEAIEQAARELIAEGALATLAIPTDIADRTAVEAMMDRVIQQFGRIDVLINNAALMMVGPLEAMTLDDLRHLHEVNFWGGVYCSFAALPHMRAAGGGRIGNVVSIGGRIAVPHLLPYTASKFAFSGFTRGLYPELVKDRIYVTGFYPAMIRTGGHTNALMKGDRHAEYAWFAAGDVNPITATSAHTSAERFLEAICNGDPEAPVTWPARLGPIVDAIAPAWFAELNALVEHSMPEPSADEQNDPPIPGERLRGTVAAVLSRLVPDQAQPG is encoded by the coding sequence ATGAAGACTCGTACGAAACTGGCCCTTGGACTGATGGCCGGAGCCGGTCTCTCCTTCGCGGCCCGATCGTGGCTCAGACGCCAACGTCACATCGAGCTGCGTGGGAGGGTGGTGGTCATTACCGGGGCATCCAGTGGGCTGGGCTTAATCCTGGCTCGCAAGGCTGCTCGACGCGGAGCGATTGTGGTTCTCGTGGCGAGAAATGCCGAGGCGATCGAACAGGCCGCACGAGAACTGATCGCCGAAGGAGCCCTGGCAACACTGGCCATCCCGACCGACATCGCCGATCGAACCGCCGTCGAAGCGATGATGGATCGGGTGATTCAGCAGTTCGGACGCATCGACGTCTTGATCAACAACGCGGCGCTGATGATGGTCGGACCGCTGGAGGCAATGACCCTCGATGACCTCCGTCACCTTCACGAGGTCAATTTCTGGGGAGGCGTCTATTGCTCGTTCGCCGCCTTGCCCCACATGAGGGCGGCCGGAGGCGGCCGGATCGGCAACGTCGTCTCGATCGGCGGCCGCATCGCCGTGCCGCATCTGCTGCCGTACACGGCGAGCAAGTTCGCCTTCTCGGGGTTCACAAGGGGGCTCTATCCAGAACTTGTAAAGGATCGTATCTACGTCACCGGATTTTATCCGGCCATGATTCGCACCGGAGGGCATACCAACGCGCTGATGAAAGGGGATCGCCACGCCGAGTACGCCTGGTTCGCGGCCGGGGATGTGAACCCGATCACGGCGACCTCGGCCCACACCAGCGCCGAACGGTTTCTCGAAGCGATTTGCAACGGCGATCCCGAGGCCCCCGTCACCTGGCCCGCCCGGCTGGGGCCGATCGTCGATGCCATTGCTCCGGCCTGGTTTGCGGAGCTGAATGCTCTGGTCGAACACTCCATGCCCGAACCGTCAGCCGACGAACAGAACGATCCGCCGATCCCTGGGGAACGGCTGCGAGGAACGGTCGCGGCCGTTCTCAGTCGACTTGTCCCGGATCAAGCTCAACCGGGATGA
- a CDS encoding ArnT family glycosyltransferase — MPQLRWILAIVALAVTVRVSAIVVLQSHTVPRSTYEHGEIASNLLEGRGFSIRFLGVDGPTSQQAPLYPLLVAAAFAVGGIETPEALLLLQLGQAALGGAMTLAVMALVYQIVPDRPRMAIVAGLLTAVHPTLIYVATHVQVAGLAATLVTLAFVGAYRMARSAHRLDALAVGGILGLLVLCDPILGLIAPAIAWVAVQGQGFRRAIGPLTVVALISSLTVAPWIVRNARVHGEFVPVKSTFGYAFWQGNCSLSEGTDKVVRASVETILANSGPGLADRNRALWDARHEAGYIDDIALTADDRQTLATLNEPGRSRWLLRRALDDLQADPLRYPRLCAKRLRSFILWDDTNPKTRSLIYRTGHLGLSLLAIVGLIGLGPNLRRRIAPTLLAATLIAVFHALTIVSARFHVPIEPLMAVWASGVVATARSGGRADLGFTRARETVSFAPNRIERQSSRREEGRQLVETSWSGQALSGLSDRDRT, encoded by the coding sequence ATGCCTCAACTTCGCTGGATTCTTGCCATCGTCGCCCTCGCCGTCACGGTGAGGGTTTCGGCGATTGTTGTACTCCAAAGCCACACCGTTCCCCGGAGTACCTACGAGCACGGCGAGATTGCCTCGAACTTGCTCGAAGGCCGGGGGTTCTCGATTCGCTTTCTCGGTGTTGATGGTCCCACCTCACAGCAGGCCCCGCTCTATCCGCTCCTGGTTGCGGCAGCCTTCGCGGTGGGAGGCATCGAAACGCCCGAGGCCCTTCTGCTCCTCCAGCTCGGACAGGCGGCGCTGGGAGGAGCGATGACACTGGCGGTGATGGCGCTGGTCTATCAGATTGTTCCCGATCGACCTCGCATGGCGATCGTTGCCGGGCTGTTAACCGCCGTGCATCCGACACTTATCTACGTCGCGACTCATGTTCAGGTGGCTGGGCTTGCGGCGACGCTGGTGACACTTGCCTTTGTCGGAGCGTATCGGATGGCCCGCTCAGCCCATCGGCTCGATGCCTTGGCCGTGGGAGGAATCCTCGGCCTTCTGGTGCTCTGCGATCCGATTCTCGGGTTGATTGCTCCCGCCATTGCCTGGGTCGCGGTGCAAGGCCAGGGATTTCGTCGCGCGATCGGGCCGCTCACGGTTGTTGCACTCATCTCGTCCCTGACGGTCGCCCCCTGGATTGTCCGCAACGCTCGTGTTCACGGAGAGTTCGTACCGGTCAAGAGCACCTTCGGGTACGCCTTCTGGCAGGGGAACTGCTCACTGAGCGAAGGAACCGATAAGGTTGTTCGAGCTTCGGTCGAGACGATCCTTGCGAATAGCGGCCCAGGCCTGGCCGATCGGAACCGAGCCTTGTGGGACGCTCGTCACGAGGCCGGCTACATCGACGATATCGCCCTGACCGCGGACGACCGGCAAACCCTCGCAACGCTCAACGAACCGGGCCGATCGCGATGGCTCCTTCGTCGAGCACTCGACGATCTGCAGGCCGATCCGCTTCGCTATCCCCGTCTCTGCGCGAAACGGCTTCGTTCGTTCATTCTCTGGGATGATACCAACCCCAAGACCCGAAGCCTGATCTATCGTACCGGACACCTTGGGCTGTCACTACTTGCAATTGTTGGCTTGATTGGGCTCGGCCCCAACCTCCGTCGTCGGATCGCACCCACGCTACTGGCGGCGACCTTGATTGCCGTGTTCCACGCCCTGACCATTGTCTCGGCACGGTTTCACGTGCCCATTGAACCGCTGATGGCGGTCTGGGCTTCGGGAGTGGTCGCCACCGCTCGATCAGGCGGCCGAGCTGACTTGGGCTTCACAAGAGCGCGCGAAACCGTATCATTTGCACCGAATCGCATCGAACGACAGTCGAGCCGCAGGGAGGAAGGCCGACAGTTGGTCGAGACCTCATGGTCAGGCCAAGCACTCTCGGGCCTCTCCGACCGAGATCGGACCTGA